One Rhodoferax ferrireducens T118 DNA segment encodes these proteins:
- a CDS encoding TorD/DmsD family molecular chaperone, whose protein sequence is MLPTSDTLPSSALDEETARSELYGLLALMYYAPPATELVAKLRLAVTEAPAAGAFLEEPWRALVGLSREMTDCAIQDEYDALFGGVGKPEVYLYASHFLSGFLNEKPLARLRTELSSLGLARGDGMLDTEDHFAYLCEVMRYLIAGDDVAVANLTRQRAFFTSYLHPWVLALCDDLQQHPKARFYAALAGLTRAFVAVETQGFDMLA, encoded by the coding sequence ATGTTGCCCACCTCCGACACACTGCCCAGCAGCGCGCTTGACGAAGAAACCGCGCGTTCAGAGCTCTATGGGCTTCTAGCCCTTATGTATTATGCGCCTCCAGCTACTGAATTAGTAGCTAAACTGCGCCTGGCCGTGACCGAGGCACCAGCGGCTGGGGCTTTTCTGGAAGAACCCTGGCGCGCCCTGGTGGGGCTCTCGCGCGAGATGACAGATTGCGCGATTCAAGATGAATACGACGCCCTGTTTGGCGGTGTCGGCAAGCCCGAGGTCTACCTGTACGCGTCCCATTTTCTGAGTGGTTTCCTCAACGAAAAGCCGCTGGCGCGCTTGCGCACCGAGTTGAGCAGCTTGGGGCTGGCGCGCGGTGACGGCATGCTTGATACCGAAGACCACTTCGCCTACCTGTGCGAGGTGATGCGTTATCTGATTGCCGGCGACGATGTGGCGGTGGCCAACCTGACGCGCCAGCGCGCCTTCTTTACGAGCTACCTGCACCCCTGGGTGTTGGCGCTGTGTGACGACCTGCAGCAGCACCCCAAAGCGCGGTTCTACGCGGCGCTGGCCGGGCTGACCCGCGCTTTTGTGGCGGTGGAGACGCAGGGGTTCGACATGCTGGCCTGA
- a CDS encoding 4Fe-4S binding protein, whose translation MTTLICDCNQTMPLDARSLGAALNENLTLHSTLCRREAGAFLQAVQTGEEVVVACTQEQRLFVELAEQASSAQAGAARAPSGYAPLRFVNIRETGGWSRDAAQASPKIAALLALAHLPEPEPVATVTYKSAGRLLIIGELGAAERAAELLGDALDVTLFTQGAGDAGAAQERRYPVLGGQIQSLTGWLGAFELQWLRSNPIDLDLCTRCNACLAVCPEDAIGLDYQVDLSACQAHRACVKVCQVAGAIDFQREPEALRETFDLVLDLRATPAFSQHALPQGYLRWDGRSLTTLLQLRGLVGEFEKPRFFVYKPKLCAHSRNEKAGCTACIDVCSASAIESDRSRQQIKVNPNLCIGCGTCSTVCPTGAMGFAYPRASDQGVKLKTLLATYSRSGGKNAALLLHSQGAGARLLGDLGRAAQLERASKTGTHGVPARVLPLALWHTSSLGLEVWLSAICYGASQLWVLLTDEEAPQYRAALEGQMAVAQAILSGLGYQGEHFRLLQVKDARDLAALDHDLQAAPAQTVARTAGFAVQADKRATLELVLSHLIEHAPVKTDVVALPATGSPLGALVINKDACTLCLSCVNACPASALQDNPQALELRLIEKNCVQCGLCVKTCPEQALTLLPRLSLSPQRNEAVVLNAMQPYACVRCGKPFGTLKAIEAMLGKLSSHSMFQGEALARLKMCADCRVIDIYSADNETKITDL comes from the coding sequence ATGACCACACTGATTTGCGACTGCAACCAAACCATGCCGCTGGACGCCAGGAGTCTGGGCGCGGCACTGAATGAAAACCTGACGCTTCACTCCACCCTGTGCCGCCGTGAGGCGGGTGCTTTTCTTCAAGCGGTGCAGACCGGAGAAGAGGTGGTGGTGGCGTGCACCCAGGAACAGCGGCTGTTCGTCGAACTGGCCGAGCAGGCCAGCAGCGCGCAGGCGGGTGCGGCGCGCGCGCCTTCCGGCTACGCGCCGCTGCGCTTCGTCAACATCCGTGAAACGGGTGGCTGGAGCCGGGACGCGGCGCAGGCCAGCCCCAAAATTGCCGCACTGCTGGCGCTGGCCCATTTGCCCGAGCCCGAGCCGGTGGCCACGGTGACTTATAAAAGCGCCGGACGGCTGTTGATCATTGGTGAGCTGGGCGCAGCAGAACGCGCTGCCGAGTTGCTGGGCGATGCGCTGGACGTGACCTTGTTCACCCAAGGTGCAGGCGACGCGGGCGCGGCGCAGGAGCGACGCTACCCGGTGCTGGGCGGGCAGATCCAGTCCTTGACCGGCTGGCTGGGGGCGTTTGAACTCCAGTGGCTGCGCAGCAATCCGATTGATCTGGATTTATGCACCCGCTGCAACGCCTGTCTGGCAGTCTGCCCGGAAGACGCCATTGGGCTGGATTACCAGGTTGATTTGAGCGCCTGCCAGGCGCACCGTGCCTGCGTCAAGGTCTGCCAGGTCGCCGGGGCGATTGACTTCCAGCGCGAACCTGAAGCTTTGCGTGAGACCTTTGACCTGGTGCTGGATTTGCGCGCCACGCCCGCCTTCAGCCAGCACGCCTTGCCGCAGGGTTATTTGCGCTGGGATGGGCGGAGCCTCACGACGCTGTTGCAGTTGCGCGGCTTGGTCGGCGAGTTCGAGAAGCCGCGCTTTTTTGTCTACAAACCCAAGCTGTGTGCGCACAGTCGCAACGAGAAAGCGGGTTGCACCGCCTGCATCGACGTCTGCTCGGCCTCGGCGATTGAAAGCGACCGCAGTCGCCAGCAAATCAAGGTCAACCCGAACCTGTGCATTGGTTGCGGCACCTGCAGCACGGTGTGCCCGACCGGCGCCATGGGTTTTGCCTACCCGCGCGCCAGCGATCAAGGCGTCAAGCTCAAGACCCTGCTGGCGACCTACAGCCGCAGTGGCGGCAAGAATGCCGCGCTGCTGCTGCACAGCCAGGGCGCGGGCGCGCGCCTGCTGGGCGATCTGGGGCGCGCCGCGCAGCTGGAGCGTGCCAGCAAAACAGGCACGCACGGCGTTCCGGCCCGGGTCTTGCCGCTGGCGCTGTGGCACACCTCGTCGTTGGGGCTGGAGGTCTGGCTGTCTGCCATTTGTTATGGTGCGTCGCAGCTGTGGGTGCTGCTGACGGACGAAGAAGCGCCGCAATACCGTGCGGCACTCGAGGGCCAGATGGCAGTGGCGCAGGCCATTCTGTCGGGGTTGGGTTACCAAGGCGAGCATTTCCGCCTGCTTCAGGTCAAAGACGCGCGTGACCTGGCAGCGCTCGACCACGACTTGCAGGCGGCCCCGGCGCAGACAGTCGCCCGCACGGCCGGCTTTGCGGTGCAGGCTGACAAGCGCGCCACGCTGGAGCTGGTGCTCAGCCATTTGATCGAACATGCGCCGGTTAAAACCGACGTGGTTGCGCTGCCCGCCACCGGCTCGCCGCTGGGGGCTCTCGTCATCAACAAAGATGCCTGTACCCTGTGCCTGAGCTGCGTCAACGCCTGCCCGGCCAGCGCGCTGCAAGACAACCCGCAGGCCCTGGAGCTGCGGTTGATTGAGAAAAATTGCGTGCAATGCGGCTTGTGCGTCAAGACCTGCCCGGAACAGGCCCTGACGCTCCTGCCGCGCTTGAGCCTGAGTCCGCAACGCAACGAAGCCGTGGTGCTCAACGCGATGCAGCCCTACGCCTGTGTGCGCTGCGGCAAGCCGTTTGGCACGCTCAAGGCGATTGAAGCCATGCTCGGCAAGCTGAGCAGCCACAGCATGTTCCAGGGCGAGGCGCTTGCCCGCTTGAAAATGTGCGCGGACTGCCGCGTCATCGACATTTATTCAGCCGACAACGAAACCAAAATCACCGACCTCTGA
- a CDS encoding DUF3306 domain-containing protein: MAEGFLGRWSQRKQAQRAGKAIDEPATQPVPVVVDAPDARAPALGPQPVPVKATPDADPINQGGAAGPGAPASPAQLAPLSLDDVQRLTTESDFKPFVARGVTPEVRNAAMKKLFADPHYNVMDRLDIYIDDYSQPDPLPQSMLRQMASAQFLNLFEEEKIPPPPLGDDANTRSADSVAQSAQPPDAGVATPPKNPPQAPGPDHDHTDLRLQPNHAAGRQESGRGTE, encoded by the coding sequence ATGGCTGAGGGTTTTTTGGGCCGCTGGTCGCAGCGCAAGCAGGCGCAGCGGGCGGGCAAGGCGATTGATGAACCAGCCACCCAGCCGGTTCCCGTGGTGGTGGATGCACCTGACGCCCGCGCCCCAGCGCTTGGCCCGCAACCGGTGCCGGTCAAAGCCACGCCGGACGCCGACCCGATCAATCAGGGCGGTGCTGCCGGGCCAGGCGCGCCAGCCAGCCCGGCCCAGCTTGCGCCGCTGTCTCTGGACGATGTGCAGCGTCTCACCACCGAGTCCGACTTCAAGCCCTTTGTCGCGCGCGGTGTCACCCCTGAGGTGCGCAACGCGGCCATGAAAAAGCTGTTTGCCGACCCGCATTACAACGTGATGGACCGGCTCGATATTTACATTGACGACTATTCCCAGCCTGACCCCCTGCCGCAGTCCATGCTGCGGCAAATGGCCAGCGCCCAATTTCTCAATCTGTTTGAAGAAGAGAAGATTCCCCCCCCGCCACTAGGGGATGATGCCAATACCCGCAGCGCCGATTCCGTGGCACAGTCGGCCCAGCCGCCTGACGCCGGTGTTGCCACTCCACCCAAGAACCCGCCGCAAGCGCCGGGCCCAGACCATGACCACACTGATTTGCGACTGCAACCAAACCATGCCGCTGGACGCCAGGAGTCTGGGCGCGGCACTGAATGA
- a CDS encoding DUF3305 domain-containing protein: protein MPTLRPSIEVAVVMQRVKTTGPSSRWQPWRWELADVVMQDDGFGITPRLLYKNDSEERWLHPGYRVELFKDDAEGYHLNASTQTPGWFVLWRMEEEASISDEPIAKPEMVSLSYYDAGRWLDAQETVEQVPAPAPVVAWLQAFVDEHHVVELKRRKRPESFRALTDRFGQPASVSTQKKSGGEHG, encoded by the coding sequence ATGCCTACCCTTCGTCCCTCTATTGAAGTCGCCGTCGTCATGCAACGCGTCAAAACCACTGGCCCGTCCAGCCGCTGGCAGCCCTGGCGCTGGGAGCTCGCAGATGTGGTGATGCAGGACGACGGTTTTGGCATCACGCCCCGTCTGCTCTATAAAAACGATAGCGAAGAACGCTGGCTGCATCCGGGCTACAGGGTTGAATTGTTCAAGGACGATGCCGAAGGCTACCACCTCAACGCGAGCACGCAAACGCCGGGCTGGTTTGTGTTGTGGCGCATGGAAGAAGAGGCCAGCATCAGCGATGAGCCCATTGCCAAGCCCGAGATGGTGAGCCTGAGTTATTACGACGCCGGCCGCTGGCTGGACGCACAGGAGACGGTGGAGCAGGTGCCGGCGCCAGCGCCGGTGGTGGCGTGGCTGCAGGCGTTTGTGGATGAACACCATGTGGTGGAGCTCAAGCGCCGCAAACGGCCCGAGAGCTTTCGCGCCTTGACCGACCGCTTTGGCCAACCCGCGTCTGTCAGTACCCAGAAAAAATCGGGGGGTGAGCATGGCTGA
- a CDS encoding glutathione S-transferase, whose translation MPKLKLTYFDFHGGRAEPVRLALHIGGVAFEDHRFTSAEFAEVRKSTPFGQVPTLTVDGVQVTQSDSILRYAGKLAGLYPTDAFQALLCDEVMYVVEEASVKLGPSFRMTGDAQREARAALVNGSMPVYLGWLQSQLQAHGGEYFADNRLTVADLKVFVDVRTLNSGRLDHVPADLVEKVAPALNAHMQRIARTPAVAQYYAKFSA comes from the coding sequence ATGCCCAAACTCAAACTCACTTATTTCGATTTTCACGGCGGCCGCGCTGAGCCCGTGCGTCTGGCCTTGCATATTGGCGGCGTTGCCTTTGAAGACCACCGCTTTACGTCTGCTGAATTTGCCGAGGTGCGCAAGTCCACACCCTTTGGCCAGGTGCCCACCCTGACGGTGGATGGCGTGCAGGTGACGCAGTCCGATTCGATTCTTCGCTACGCGGGCAAGCTGGCGGGTTTGTACCCCACCGATGCGTTTCAAGCACTTTTGTGCGACGAGGTGATGTACGTGGTGGAGGAAGCCAGCGTCAAGTTGGGGCCGAGTTTTCGCATGACGGGCGATGCCCAAAGGGAAGCTCGCGCCGCCCTGGTCAATGGCTCCATGCCGGTGTACCTTGGCTGGCTGCAAAGCCAGTTGCAGGCCCATGGCGGTGAATACTTTGCCGACAATCGTCTCACTGTTGCTGACCTGAAGGTGTTTGTCGATGTACGCACCCTCAATTCCGGTCGCCTGGACCATGTGCCTGCCGATCTGGTGGAAAAGGTCGCGCCTGCACTGAATGCACATATGCAGCGTATTGCCCGGACCCCGGCTGTGGCGCAGTATTACGCCAAGTTCAGTGCTTAG
- a CDS encoding cyanophycinase yields the protein MKTLKELRSIMGASIKTVVGLFFAAALSTAVAAGKLPYSYFFVGEPAKTPVIASSDRATTPSYVLMGGGPDVDQAFQWLIQRAGIKPGTGGRFVIIRASGTEAYNPYIYYSDANGGTSTLPPVNQDGWVGGGYLGLSSVETLVIPSVKAANDPTVNQIVARADVVFIAGGDQSDYIKYWKNTQLDWTLQALMNKKVPIGGTSAGLAVLGQFDFAALRGTVTSDQALSNPFNKYMSLDPTPQTLDPTSPTSIAGGFITPSPLFNTILDAHLDERDRMGRLVTFVSRLIGPYYESGCSGGILVPKVSQNLSATPYGDIIARGIGVGVEAALLVSGDGGPRTPIVAKLVTNPTTTTKSAAYFVLPQNYPGQCVAGQALSGVTATVVKVDKLNPAFNMSFWSGGYSPYTLTVTNGVMTVSGNGNSPY from the coding sequence GTGAAAACTTTAAAAGAGTTGCGTTCCATCATGGGCGCTAGCATCAAGACAGTGGTGGGTCTTTTCTTTGCCGCCGCTCTCAGCACGGCGGTGGCGGCTGGCAAACTTCCGTACAGCTACTTTTTCGTGGGTGAGCCGGCAAAGACACCCGTCATTGCGTCGTCAGACCGGGCAACAACGCCATCTTATGTGCTCATGGGCGGGGGGCCGGACGTTGACCAAGCATTTCAGTGGCTGATTCAACGCGCTGGCATCAAGCCAGGCACGGGCGGGCGCTTCGTGATCATCCGTGCCAGCGGAACTGAAGCCTATAACCCCTACATCTACTACAGCGATGCCAACGGCGGAACTTCAACACTTCCACCCGTGAATCAGGACGGTTGGGTCGGCGGGGGGTATTTGGGACTCAGTTCAGTCGAGACCTTGGTGATCCCCAGTGTTAAAGCCGCGAACGACCCGACTGTCAATCAGATTGTGGCCAGGGCGGATGTCGTATTCATCGCGGGTGGTGATCAAAGTGATTACATCAAGTATTGGAAGAATACCCAGCTCGACTGGACGCTTCAGGCACTGATGAACAAGAAAGTGCCCATCGGCGGAACCAGTGCAGGTTTGGCGGTGCTGGGGCAGTTTGATTTTGCCGCACTCAGGGGCACCGTCACCTCTGACCAAGCACTGTCCAATCCTTTCAATAAATACATGAGTCTGGACCCCACGCCCCAGACCTTGGACCCAACAAGCCCAACGTCCATTGCTGGCGGCTTTATCACGCCGTCGCCGCTGTTCAACACGATCCTGGATGCGCATCTTGATGAGCGTGATCGAATGGGTCGCCTGGTGACGTTCGTATCACGCCTGATTGGACCCTATTACGAGTCAGGTTGCAGCGGAGGCATTCTCGTGCCGAAGGTATCCCAGAACTTGTCAGCCACGCCTTACGGCGACATCATTGCGCGCGGAATAGGGGTCGGCGTGGAGGCTGCGTTGTTGGTTTCCGGGGATGGTGGCCCCCGAACTCCGATCGTGGCTAAACTTGTCACAAACCCGACGACGACGACCAAGAGCGCCGCTTATTTTGTGTTGCCGCAAAATTACCCTGGTCAATGTGTGGCAGGACAGGCTTTATCCGGGGTAACCGCCACGGTCGTCAAAGTGGACAAATTGAATCCTGCCTTCAACATGTCATTCTGGTCGGGTGGCTACAGCCCGTACACGCTCACTGTTACCAATGGTGTCATGACGGTGTCTGGTAACGGCAACTCTCCCTATTGA
- the fdhF gene encoding formate dehydrogenase subunit alpha produces MKVSAKPAEVKLPTLAFKLDQQTLQAFEGETILKAAQRHGVDIPHLCHKDGLRADGNCRACVVEIKGERTLAPSCCRTVTAGMEVQANSERAVKSRKMVLELLLSDMPAVGHKWNDANASTGSVGQHGELSAWASRMGVTVRPELQALRRAQPATDLSHPAMAVNLDACIQCTRCVRACREVQVNDVIGYAHRGAQSQIVFDLNDAMGDSSCVACGECVQACPTGALMPKTQMGSQALDKTVDSVCPFCGVGCLLTYKVKNNKIISVDGRDGPANQSRLCVKGRFGFDYVHHPHRLTTPLIRRADVPKDMAVTRDPADWASVFREATWDEALDLAGATLKGLRDTHGRKALAGFGSAKGSNEEAYLFQKLVRTGFGSNNVDHCTRLCHASSVAALLEGIGSGAVSNQVNDVDHAELILVIGSNTAGNHPVAATWMKNAAKRGLKIVTADPRGTDLDKHAWRKLQFKADTDVALINAMIHTIIEEGLADAAFISARVSNFEALRDSVRAFSPQAMAPVCGVPAAAIREVARAYARAKAAMIFWGMGVSQHVHGTDNVRSLMALCLVAGQIGKPGSGLHPLRGQNNVQGASDAGLIPMMFPNYQRVDDSAAHQWFEDFWGMTLDDQPGYTVVEIMHKALAPESDPHKVRGMYIMGENPAMSDPDLNQARRALASLSHLVVQDIFMTETAWLADVVLPAGAWPEKTGTVSNTDRMLQLGRQAIDPPGDARPDLWIIQQIAHRMGLTWNYPGENCGVALVYEEMRQTMHTAIGGISWERLQREGSVTYPCLNADDPGLATVFTDHFPTPDGRAHLVPTTLTLAAEKPDAAYPLVLITGRQLEHWHTGSMTRRSAVLDALEPVATASVNAGELARLGLTAGAMVTLRSRRGTLDVQLRRDDGTPDGTVFMPFAYREAAANLLTHAALDPFAKIPEFKYCAVCITPVS; encoded by the coding sequence ATGAAGGTCTCCGCCAAACCGGCTGAAGTCAAGCTGCCAACGCTTGCGTTCAAGCTCGACCAGCAGACCCTGCAGGCGTTTGAAGGGGAAACCATCCTCAAGGCGGCGCAGCGTCACGGCGTCGACATTCCCCATCTTTGCCACAAGGACGGCTTGCGTGCCGACGGCAACTGCCGCGCCTGTGTCGTGGAGATCAAGGGTGAGCGCACCCTGGCGCCGAGTTGCTGCCGAACTGTGACGGCGGGTATGGAGGTGCAGGCCAACAGCGAACGCGCGGTGAAGAGCCGCAAGATGGTGCTGGAGCTGCTGCTGTCGGACATGCCTGCTGTGGGGCACAAGTGGAATGACGCGAACGCAAGCACGGGTTCGGTCGGCCAGCACGGTGAACTCAGCGCTTGGGCGTCACGAATGGGCGTCACCGTGCGTCCCGAACTCCAGGCTTTGCGCCGCGCGCAACCGGCAACGGACCTGTCGCATCCGGCGATGGCGGTCAACCTCGATGCCTGCATTCAATGCACCCGCTGCGTGCGCGCCTGCCGCGAGGTGCAGGTGAACGACGTCATCGGTTATGCCCATCGTGGCGCGCAGAGCCAGATTGTGTTTGACCTCAATGACGCCATGGGCGACAGCAGCTGCGTGGCCTGCGGCGAATGCGTGCAGGCCTGCCCCACGGGCGCGTTGATGCCCAAGACGCAGATGGGATCGCAGGCGCTGGATAAGACCGTGGACTCGGTATGCCCCTTCTGCGGCGTCGGTTGCCTGCTGACTTACAAAGTCAAGAACAATAAAATCATCAGCGTCGACGGCCGCGACGGTCCGGCCAACCAAAGCCGCCTGTGCGTCAAAGGCCGCTTTGGTTTTGACTATGTGCACCACCCGCACCGGCTCACGACGCCCCTGATCCGGCGCGCCGATGTGCCCAAAGACATGGCCGTGACGCGCGACCCGGCGGACTGGGCCAGCGTGTTCCGCGAAGCCACCTGGGACGAGGCGCTGGACCTCGCGGGCGCCACGCTCAAAGGCTTGCGCGATACCCATGGCAGGAAAGCACTGGCCGGCTTTGGTTCGGCCAAGGGCAGCAACGAAGAAGCTTATTTGTTCCAGAAACTGGTGCGCACCGGCTTCGGCTCCAACAATGTGGACCACTGCACGCGCCTGTGCCACGCCTCCAGTGTGGCGGCGCTGCTCGAAGGCATTGGCTCGGGTGCCGTGAGCAACCAGGTCAATGATGTGGACCACGCCGAGCTGATTCTGGTGATTGGCTCCAACACCGCTGGCAACCACCCGGTGGCCGCCACCTGGATGAAGAATGCGGCCAAACGCGGCTTGAAGATTGTGACGGCGGACCCGCGTGGCACGGACCTGGACAAACATGCGTGGCGCAAGCTCCAGTTCAAGGCCGACACCGACGTGGCGCTGATCAACGCCATGATCCACACCATCATTGAAGAGGGCCTGGCCGACGCCGCTTTCATCTCCGCGCGCGTGTCCAATTTTGAGGCGCTGCGTGACAGCGTGCGCGCCTTCAGCCCGCAGGCCATGGCGCCGGTCTGTGGCGTCCCGGCCGCTGCCATCCGCGAGGTGGCGCGCGCCTATGCCAGGGCCAAAGCAGCGATGATCTTTTGGGGTATGGGCGTCAGCCAGCATGTGCACGGCACCGACAACGTGCGCAGCCTGATGGCGCTGTGCCTGGTGGCGGGGCAGATTGGCAAGCCGGGCTCCGGCCTGCATCCCTTGCGCGGACAAAACAATGTGCAGGGCGCCAGTGACGCCGGCCTGATCCCGATGATGTTTCCCAATTACCAGCGCGTGGACGATTCCGCTGCACACCAGTGGTTTGAGGATTTTTGGGGCATGACGCTGGATGATCAGCCCGGCTATACCGTGGTCGAAATCATGCACAAGGCGCTGGCACCCGAGAGCGACCCGCACAAGGTGCGCGGCATGTACATCATGGGCGAGAACCCGGCCATGAGCGACCCCGACCTGAACCAGGCGCGCCGCGCGCTGGCATCGTTGTCGCATCTGGTGGTGCAGGATATTTTCATGACCGAGACTGCCTGGCTGGCCGATGTGGTGTTGCCCGCCGGCGCCTGGCCCGAGAAGACCGGCACGGTCAGCAACACCGACCGCATGCTGCAACTGGGCCGCCAGGCGATCGATCCGCCGGGGGACGCCCGGCCTGATTTGTGGATCATCCAGCAGATCGCCCATCGCATGGGGTTGACCTGGAACTACCCGGGTGAGAACTGCGGTGTGGCTCTAGTCTACGAAGAAATGCGCCAGACCATGCACACGGCCATTGGCGGCATCAGCTGGGAGCGTCTGCAGCGCGAGGGCAGTGTGACCTATCCCTGTTTGAATGCCGACGATCCCGGTCTGGCCACCGTGTTCACTGACCATTTCCCCACCCCCGATGGCCGCGCGCACCTGGTGCCCACGACGCTGACCCTGGCGGCCGAGAAACCCGATGCAGCCTACCCGCTGGTACTGATCACCGGGCGGCAACTGGAGCACTGGCACACCGGCAGCATGACACGCCGCTCTGCCGTGCTGGATGCGCTGGAGCCGGTGGCCACCGCCTCGGTCAATGCCGGTGAGCTCGCGCGCCTGGGCTTGACGGCGGGCGCCATGGTCACGCTGCGCAGCCGTCGCGGCACGCTGGACGTGCAACTTCGGCGCGATGACGGCACCCCTGACGGCACCGTGTTCATGCCCTTTGCCTACCGCGAGGCCGCAGCCAATTTGCTGACCCATGCGGCGCTCGACCCGTTCGCGAAAATTCCGGAGTTCAAATACTGCGCGGTGTGCATCACGCCCGTCAGCTGA
- a CDS encoding NADH-ubiquinone oxidoreductase-F iron-sulfur binding region domain-containing protein, with protein MPTLPITAPGRPMVLATPDQLRRTAQRVSKLKGRQPDDVSLQELRALIGVPPPGGHRSDLLIEHLHLLNDHYRGLFERHLVALASDMKLPMAEVFEVATFYHHFEVMRDGQSPAALTVRVCDSLSCAMARSDDLLARLTGLLGASVRVMAAPCLGRCEQAPAVLVGQRAVPNATTASVLEAVQVALPDKPEYIQNRTLAPAFTAHYAINLISLEAYRQRAGYALAAAVVNGEEPAEGVMAALEDAGLRGLGGAGFPAGRKWRIVREQSAPRVMAVNIDEGEPGTFKDRSYLERDPHRFLEGMLIAAQVAGTEACYIYLRDEYHDARKMLTQEIEALQADPPCPLPYIELRRGAGAYICGEESAMIESIEGKRGQPRLRPPYVAQLGLFGKPTLVHNFETLYWVRDIVEKGPQWFSSFGRHGRQGLRSFSVSGRIKLPGVKLAPAGITVQELIDEYCGGMLDGHTLYAYLPGGASGGILPASLNHIPLDFDTLQPYGCFIGSAAVIVLSQFDRARDAALSAMRFFAAESCGQCTPCRVGTAKAVRLMEAPVWDNATLEDLNAVMAEASICGLGQAAPNPVRCVQKYFPQEIV; from the coding sequence ATGCCCACTTTGCCCATTACTGCACCCGGTCGGCCAATGGTCCTGGCGACGCCGGATCAATTGCGCCGGACGGCACAACGGGTGTCAAAGCTCAAAGGCCGACAGCCCGACGATGTCTCGCTGCAGGAACTGCGCGCACTGATTGGCGTGCCACCGCCTGGCGGCCATCGCAGCGACCTGTTGATCGAGCACCTGCACCTGCTCAATGATCACTACCGTGGTCTGTTCGAGCGCCATCTGGTGGCGCTGGCCAGCGACATGAAGCTGCCCATGGCAGAGGTGTTCGAGGTGGCCACGTTCTACCACCACTTCGAGGTGATGCGCGACGGCCAGAGCCCTGCGGCGCTGACCGTGCGGGTCTGCGACAGCCTGAGCTGCGCGATGGCGCGGTCCGATGATTTGCTGGCGCGGCTGACGGGGTTGCTGGGGGCGTCGGTGCGTGTGATGGCTGCACCGTGCCTGGGGCGCTGTGAGCAGGCGCCGGCCGTGCTGGTGGGGCAACGGGCGGTGCCGAATGCAACGACGGCTTCGGTGCTTGAAGCGGTCCAGGTGGCCTTGCCGGACAAGCCAGAATATATACAAAATAGGACTCTAGCCCCCGCATTTACTGCACACTATGCTATTAATTTGATATCGTTAGAAGCCTACCGGCAGCGCGCCGGTTACGCGCTGGCGGCCGCCGTGGTGAATGGTGAAGAGCCGGCGGAGGGCGTGATGGCGGCCCTGGAGGACGCGGGCCTGCGTGGCTTGGGTGGTGCCGGTTTTCCGGCCGGACGCAAATGGCGCATCGTGCGCGAGCAAAGCGCGCCGCGTGTCATGGCCGTCAACATCGACGAAGGCGAGCCCGGCACCTTCAAAGACCGCAGCTACCTGGAACGCGACCCGCATCGCTTTCTGGAGGGCATGCTGATCGCCGCCCAGGTGGCGGGCACCGAGGCCTGCTACATCTATCTGCGCGACGAATACCACGACGCGCGCAAGATGTTGACGCAAGAGATCGAGGCCCTGCAGGCCGATCCGCCCTGTCCGCTGCCCTACATCGAACTGCGCCGTGGCGCGGGCGCGTATATCTGCGGTGAAGAGTCCGCCATGATCGAGAGCATCGAAGGCAAACGCGGCCAGCCGCGCCTGCGCCCGCCCTATGTCGCGCAGCTGGGCCTGTTTGGCAAACCGACGCTGGTCCACAACTTTGAGACGCTCTATTGGGTGCGTGACATCGTTGAAAAGGGCCCGCAGTGGTTCAGCAGTTTTGGCCGCCACGGGCGTCAAGGCTTGCGCTCCTTCAGCGTCAGCGGGCGCATCAAGCTGCCCGGTGTCAAGCTGGCGCCGGCCGGCATCACGGTGCAGGAGCTGATTGACGAATACTGCGGCGGCATGCTGGACGGGCACACGCTTTACGCCTACCTGCCCGGCGGTGCGTCGGGCGGCATTCTGCCGGCCAGCCTGAACCATATTCCGCTCGACTTCGACACCCTTCAGCCCTACGGCTGTTTCATTGGTTCGGCCGCGGTGATTGTGCTCAGCCAATTCGACCGGGCGCGTGATGCGGCGCTCAGTGCCATGCGTTTTTTTGCCGCTGAGAGTTGTGGCCAGTGCACCCCGTGCCGGGTCGGCACCGCCAAGGCCGTGCGTCTGATGGAAGCACCGGTGTGGGACAACGCCACGCTGGAGGACTTGAACGCGGTGATGGCAGAGGCGTCCATTTGCGGCCTGGGCCAGGCTGCGCCCAATCCGGTGCGTTGTGTGCAGAAATACTTTCCCCAGGAGATCGTTTGA